In Streptococcus parasuis, the following proteins share a genomic window:
- a CDS encoding cobalamin-independent methionine synthase II family protein — MTTSRFQLVGSLLRPAELRDYKTQIEHRDDIHYPFYSDFSGYQETETVAIESIVKEQKEKGIDILTDGEYSKSMWHLDFVWGLKGIERYIADHGYTFKDHDGGHFETRKDIGIRITEELSGKNHHFIEIFKKVSELAEDTQTKLTVWGPAHAYTELAVFDGLYGEGQVYATADDLKNGLIQAYKEFLDDYKTAGGTIIQFDDCLWELFDESNPASFFAEGNAGLADLADAFVNINNEVVDYAHSLGLTVWTHNCRGNYESRHAAGGTYEAIAEKFLRDQHYDRFFLEWDDERAGDLKALESLRDKNAEVVLGLLSSKTTDLDDEERVYKLLEEASKIIPKERLYLSHQCGFASCDSGNELAIPQQWAKIKQGQDIASKFWNE; from the coding sequence ATGACAACATCAAGATTTCAACTAGTGGGTTCCCTTCTACGTCCAGCAGAATTGCGTGACTACAAGACACAAATCGAACATAGAGATGATATCCATTATCCTTTTTATAGTGACTTCTCTGGATATCAAGAAACTGAAACAGTAGCCATCGAATCAATCGTAAAGGAACAAAAAGAAAAAGGAATTGATATCCTAACTGACGGAGAATATTCTAAATCTATGTGGCACCTTGACTTTGTATGGGGCTTGAAAGGTATTGAACGGTATATTGCTGATCATGGATATACCTTTAAAGACCATGATGGCGGTCACTTTGAAACAAGAAAAGACATAGGTATCCGCATCACTGAAGAATTATCTGGTAAGAACCACCACTTTATTGAAATCTTTAAAAAAGTGAGTGAGCTAGCTGAAGATACGCAAACAAAATTGACTGTATGGGGCCCAGCTCATGCCTACACAGAACTTGCTGTTTTTGATGGATTGTATGGCGAAGGTCAAGTATATGCAACTGCCGATGATTTAAAAAACGGTCTCATTCAAGCTTATAAAGAATTCCTTGATGACTATAAAACTGCTGGTGGCACCATTATTCAGTTCGACGACTGTCTCTGGGAACTTTTTGATGAAAGTAATCCTGCAAGTTTCTTTGCTGAAGGTAATGCAGGACTAGCTGATTTAGCAGATGCCTTTGTCAATATAAATAATGAAGTCGTTGACTATGCACATTCACTTGGTCTTACTGTCTGGACTCACAACTGCCGTGGTAACTACGAAAGTCGTCATGCCGCTGGTGGGACTTATGAGGCAATCGCTGAAAAATTCTTGCGTGATCAGCACTACGACCGCTTCTTCCTTGAATGGGATGATGAGCGTGCAGGTGATTTGAAAGCCTTAGAAAGCTTACGCGATAAAAATGCAGAAGTTGTTCTTGGTCTTCTGTCAAGTAAGACAACCGATTTAGATGATGAAGAGCGTGTCTATAAACTATTAGAAGAAGCTAGTAAAATCATCCCTAAAGAACGTCTTTACCTCTCTCACCAATGCGGTTTTGCTTCATGTGACTCTGGTAATGAATTGGCCATTCCACAACAATGGGCTAAAATCAAACAAGGTCAAGATATTGCAAGCAAATTCTGGAACGAATAA
- a CDS encoding MFS transporter, with the protein MKKHFSFILLGIMMLGVVMRAPFTALPAVLTDIASGLGVEVSSLGILTSIPLIMFALCSSIAPRMAAKFGLERLMAIVLVVMVIGSGLRVFNLQTLFIGTMMIGASIAFINVLLPSLVAANFPHKIGLYTTIYITLMGIAGTVASMVAVPIVSATSWKFFIYLITGVILLALLIWLPNVKNNHMFVTGNQSEKTSSLWKNKAAIAFLIFGGLQSVLFYTEVTWLPTISQSIGFSKAEAGLMSGIYNLAAIPMSSIITTLLSRQTKESRRNIMLLISLITLVGLALMVITPKNFFAWTIIHIVLSVSNASLFPYMMLSFTMKTSNSQATARLSGMVQTGGYLIAAFGPGLLGYSFPIFGSWLPLILSLATVTLVMMWTIVLIEKEDIII; encoded by the coding sequence ATGAAAAAACACTTTAGTTTTATTTTATTAGGGATTATGATGTTAGGTGTGGTAATGAGGGCACCCTTTACAGCCTTGCCAGCAGTCCTCACAGATATTGCCTCTGGGTTGGGTGTTGAAGTGAGTTCACTCGGCATTTTAACTTCGATTCCCTTGATCATGTTTGCACTATGTTCATCAATAGCGCCACGCATGGCGGCAAAATTTGGCTTGGAACGTTTAATGGCCATTGTACTTGTGGTTATGGTTATTGGTTCTGGATTGAGGGTGTTCAACCTCCAAACACTTTTCATCGGTACGATGATGATCGGAGCTAGTATCGCATTTATTAATGTCTTGTTGCCTAGCTTAGTTGCTGCTAATTTCCCGCATAAGATTGGGCTTTATACAACCATCTACATTACTCTGATGGGGATTGCCGGAACAGTCGCGTCAATGGTTGCAGTACCAATTGTTTCAGCTACTTCTTGGAAATTTTTTATTTATTTAATCACTGGAGTCATCCTCTTAGCTTTACTTATCTGGTTACCAAATGTGAAGAACAATCATATGTTTGTGACTGGCAACCAATCAGAGAAAACAAGTTCTCTATGGAAAAATAAGGCTGCCATTGCCTTTCTTATTTTTGGTGGGTTGCAATCCGTCTTGTTCTACACAGAAGTCACCTGGTTACCAACCATTTCGCAATCTATTGGATTTTCAAAAGCAGAAGCAGGATTGATGTCTGGAATTTATAACTTGGCTGCTATACCAATGTCTTCAATCATTACAACTCTACTTTCTCGTCAGACGAAAGAATCTCGCAGGAACATCATGCTCCTCATCTCTTTGATTACATTGGTGGGCTTGGCTCTTATGGTTATCACTCCAAAAAACTTTTTTGCTTGGACAATTATTCATATCGTCCTCAGTGTTTCCAATGCATCACTCTTCCCATATATGATGCTCAGCTTTACCATGAAAACCAGCAACAGCCAGGCAACGGCTCGCTTATCAGGTATGGTACAAACAGGTGGCTACTTGATTGCAGCGTTTGGTCCAGGTCTCTTAGGATATAGTTTTCCAATTTTTGGTAGTTGGTTACCCTTGATTCTATCATTGGCTACTGTAACCTTGGTGATGATGTGGACGATTGTACTGATTGAAAAAGAAGATATCATCATTTAG
- a CDS encoding DUF3042 family protein, whose amino-acid sequence MAKSFGKGFLTGVLSTVALAAGAVFTVHKTIIEPEEKKEAFIEENRKKAARKRVAH is encoded by the coding sequence ATGGCTAAAAGTTTTGGCAAAGGTTTCTTGACAGGTGTTCTTTCTACAGTTGCTCTTGCAGCGGGCGCAGTCTTCACCGTTCACAAAACAATTATTGAACCAGAAGAAAAGAAAGAAGCCTTCATTGAGGAAAATCGTAAAAAAGCTGCTCGTAAACGTGTAGCACACTAA
- the miaA gene encoding tRNA (adenosine(37)-N6)-dimethylallyltransferase MiaA codes for MKTKVIVVIGPTAVGKTALGIDLAQRYNGEIISGDSQQVYRKLDIGTAKASPEEQAAAVHHLIDVRDVKAGYSAYEFVAEAKALIAGITSRGKLPIIVGGTGLYIQSLLEGYHLGGQVDQEQVLAYRVELDCLSDEDLEAMAEQAGLMVEGNSRRRIIRGLELKKFGKNLENTESEYVPLYICLTDDRQVLYDRINQRVDKMMASGLLDEVSWLYQEHPEAQAAMGIGYKEFFPYLAGQISLEEAVDKVKQNSRRFAKRQLTWFKNRMQAPFYSVGEPDYKSQIFTAVEEFLND; via the coding sequence ATGAAAACTAAAGTTATTGTGGTCATTGGACCGACAGCGGTAGGAAAAACTGCCCTTGGCATAGACTTGGCCCAGCGCTACAATGGAGAAATTATCAGTGGTGATAGCCAACAAGTCTATCGCAAACTAGATATCGGTACGGCAAAAGCTAGTCCTGAAGAGCAGGCTGCTGCGGTTCATCACTTGATTGATGTCCGGGATGTGAAAGCGGGCTATTCGGCTTATGAATTTGTAGCAGAAGCCAAGGCTTTGATTGCAGGCATTACCAGTCGTGGCAAGTTGCCTATTATCGTTGGAGGAACTGGGCTTTACATTCAAAGTCTGCTAGAAGGCTACCATCTGGGCGGGCAGGTTGATCAGGAGCAAGTTCTTGCTTATCGGGTAGAACTCGACTGCTTGTCTGACGAGGATTTGGAAGCAATGGCAGAGCAGGCAGGTTTGATGGTCGAAGGAAACAGCCGACGGAGAATCATTCGTGGGTTAGAGTTGAAAAAATTTGGAAAAAACTTAGAAAATACAGAGTCAGAATATGTGCCTCTTTACATCTGCCTGACGGATGACAGACAGGTTCTTTACGACCGCATCAATCAGCGAGTGGATAAGATGATGGCTTCGGGTTTACTAGATGAAGTTAGCTGGCTCTACCAAGAACACCCAGAAGCCCAAGCTGCTATGGGAATTGGCTACAAGGAGTTTTTCCCCTACTTAGCAGGTCAAATCAGCCTAGAAGAAGCAGTTGATAAGGTCAAGCAAAATAGTCGCCGCTTTGCCAAACGCCAATTGACCTGGTTTAAAAATCGGATGCAGGCCCCCTTTTACTCAGTAGGCGAGCCAGATTACAAGTCGCAGATTTTCACCGCCGTGGAGGAATTTTTAAATGATTGA
- the hflX gene encoding GTPase HflX has protein sequence MIETQKEQERALLVGVELQQTDNFDMSMEELASLAKTAGALVKGVYTQKREKYDSKTFVGSGKLDEIAQMVEADEIDTVIVNNRLTPRQNVNLEEILGVKVIDRMQLILDIFAMRARSHEGKLQVHLAQLKYMLPRLVGQGIMLSRQAGGIGSRGPGESQLELNRRSIRNQIHDIERQLKTVEKNRATVRERRLQSGVFKIGLIGYTNAGKSTIMNAMTDKRQYEADELFATLDATTKQINLADKFNVTLTDTVGFIQDLPTELISAFKSTLEESMNVDLLLHVIDASDPNHSEQEQVVLDILKDLDMLDIPRLALYNKLDKTDDSFTPSQFPHVMLSAKDENAKGHIQMMVLAKIKTMFERFEVRVSLAESYKLHDLATLALIENRTYEEDVEVISGYIASANKWKLEEFYDGLS, from the coding sequence ATGATTGAAACGCAGAAAGAACAAGAACGTGCCCTCCTGGTTGGAGTGGAATTACAGCAGACGGACAATTTTGACATGTCCATGGAAGAGTTGGCAAGCCTTGCTAAGACGGCTGGGGCTCTGGTCAAGGGAGTCTACACTCAAAAACGTGAAAAATACGACAGCAAGACCTTTGTCGGCTCAGGGAAATTGGATGAAATTGCCCAGATGGTCGAAGCTGACGAGATTGATACCGTCATTGTCAATAACCGACTGACGCCCCGTCAAAATGTCAATTTGGAGGAGATTCTGGGGGTTAAGGTCATTGATCGTATGCAGTTGATCTTGGATATTTTTGCCATGCGAGCACGGAGTCACGAGGGGAAACTGCAGGTCCACCTGGCCCAGCTCAAGTATATGTTACCACGATTGGTTGGACAAGGTATCATGCTTAGCCGTCAGGCAGGTGGTATCGGCTCTCGTGGACCAGGTGAAAGCCAGTTGGAGCTCAACCGTCGAAGCATTCGCAATCAGATTCATGACATTGAGCGCCAACTCAAAACGGTGGAGAAGAACCGAGCGACTGTCCGTGAACGCCGTCTGCAATCAGGCGTGTTCAAAATTGGCTTGATTGGCTATACCAATGCTGGTAAGTCTACTATCATGAATGCCATGACGGATAAGCGACAGTACGAGGCAGATGAACTTTTTGCCACACTTGATGCCACGACCAAGCAGATTAACTTGGCAGACAAGTTCAACGTGACCTTGACCGATACGGTTGGTTTCATTCAGGACCTGCCGACTGAGTTGATTTCTGCCTTCAAATCCACCTTGGAGGAGTCCATGAACGTAGATCTCTTGCTCCATGTCATCGACGCCTCTGACCCTAATCACAGCGAGCAGGAGCAGGTGGTCTTGGACATTTTGAAGGACCTGGATATGCTGGACATTCCCCGTTTGGCTCTGTATAACAAGCTGGATAAGACCGATGACAGCTTTACCCCAAGTCAGTTTCCTCATGTCATGCTGTCCGCTAAGGATGAAAATGCCAAAGGCCATATTCAGATGATGGTCTTGGCCAAGATTAAGACCATGTTTGAACGATTTGAGGTCAGAGTGTCACTTGCTGAATCTTATAAATTGCATGATTTAGCAACACTTGCCCTGATAGAAAATCGGACCTATGAAGAAGATGTGGAAGTGATATCAGGCTATATCGCTTCCGCGAATAAATGGAAGTTGGAAGAATTTTATGACGGATTATCTTGA
- a CDS encoding cystathionine beta-lyase yields MTDYLDLATKYGGFTSLDKVYLAKKLADLTDQQKLDFITPPPSVINAYFAEIYQKQGAEEATDYYLTLSQQLCLFPKEPSFEEDKPFVRLNLSGKSFGFAYVSADGLAQVFSEEEEEITEDLLFEIAQVFPHYVVFVEDGKIFMETNAFDERQLQVEETDFLLTEVASSADLVKISGLNQEEVIEVADGYSGQRYFAWSGRSAIIYRLESK; encoded by the coding sequence ATGACGGATTATCTTGATTTGGCAACCAAATACGGTGGCTTTACCAGTCTGGACAAGGTCTATCTGGCGAAGAAATTAGCTGATTTGACTGACCAACAAAAACTAGATTTTATCACTCCACCGCCTTCAGTTATCAACGCTTATTTTGCGGAAATCTACCAGAAACAAGGAGCAGAAGAGGCGACGGACTACTATCTGACACTTTCTCAGCAGCTCTGCCTTTTTCCAAAAGAACCCAGCTTTGAAGAAGACAAGCCTTTTGTCCGCCTGAATTTATCAGGCAAGTCTTTCGGATTTGCCTATGTGTCAGCAGACGGTCTGGCTCAAGTTTTTTCGGAAGAAGAAGAGGAGATCACTGAAGATCTGCTCTTTGAGATTGCTCAAGTCTTTCCCCACTATGTCGTTTTTGTAGAAGACGGCAAGATTTTCATGGAGACTAATGCGTTTGATGAGCGTCAGTTGCAAGTTGAGGAAACAGATTTTCTGCTAACAGAGGTGGCTAGCTCGGCTGACTTGGTCAAAATTTCGGGTCTCAATCAGGAGGAAGTTATAGAAGTAGCGGATGGTTATTCAGGTCAGCGCTATTTTGCCTGGTCGGGTCGCTCAGCTATAATATATCGATTAGAAAGTAAATAA
- the rnz gene encoding ribonuclease Z, with protein sequence MQIQFLGTGAGQPSKARNVSSLALKLLDEINQIWLFDCGEGTQNQILETTIRPRKVAKIFITHLHGDHIFGLPGFLSSRSFQSSEEQTDIDIYGPMGIRSFVLASLKASGSRLPYRIHFHEFDVETVGQVLETDKFTVFAEKLDHTIPCVGYRVIQKDLEGTLDAEALRVAGVPFGPLFGKIKNGQNVTLEDGTEIIASDYISPPRPGKVVTILGDTRKCHASVRLAVNADVLVHESTYGKGDEQIARKHGHSTNMEAAQVAKDAGVKRLLLNHISPRFLSKDISQLRNDARTIFEQVHIVKDLEEIEL encoded by the coding sequence ATGCAAATTCAATTTTTAGGTACAGGGGCTGGTCAGCCCTCCAAGGCCCGTAATGTGTCCAGTTTGGCCTTAAAACTGTTGGACGAAATCAATCAGATTTGGCTTTTTGATTGTGGCGAAGGAACTCAAAATCAGATTTTGGAAACCACTATTCGTCCTCGAAAAGTTGCTAAAATTTTCATAACACATTTACATGGTGATCACATTTTTGGTTTGCCAGGTTTTTTATCAAGCCGTTCGTTTCAATCGAGTGAGGAACAAACAGATATAGATATTTACGGTCCTATGGGTATTCGATCTTTTGTTTTGGCTAGTCTGAAAGCGTCTGGTTCACGCTTACCTTATCGCATTCATTTTCATGAGTTTGATGTTGAAACGGTTGGTCAGGTACTAGAAACAGACAAATTCACGGTATTCGCCGAAAAGCTGGACCATACCATTCCTTGTGTCGGCTACCGTGTCATCCAAAAGGATTTGGAAGGGACCTTGGATGCAGAGGCTCTGCGCGTGGCGGGTGTACCATTTGGCCCCCTCTTTGGAAAAATAAAAAATGGTCAGAATGTGACACTTGAGGATGGGACTGAAATTATCGCTAGTGACTATATTTCCCCTCCAAGGCCTGGTAAGGTAGTGACTATTTTAGGGGATACGCGTAAGTGCCATGCCAGTGTGCGTCTGGCTGTAAATGCTGATGTGCTGGTGCATGAGTCAACCTATGGTAAGGGTGATGAGCAGATTGCTCGTAAGCATGGGCATTCAACCAATATGGAAGCGGCTCAAGTAGCTAAGGATGCTGGTGTCAAACGACTCTTGCTCAATCATATCAGTCCGCGCTTTTTGTCCAAGGATATCAGCCAATTGCGTAATGATGCGAGAACTATATTTGAGCAGGTCCATATCGTTAAAGATTTAGAGGAAATTGAACTATGA
- a CDS encoding SDR family NAD(P)-dependent oxidoreductase: protein MRTILITGASGGLVQEMIPLLKDDFLILLGRDVEKIEQLYASHEKKAVFNVDLRDEAALIAFFEGLDSQFGQIDILVNNAGYAIYDDFENFSSQQVQAMFDINTFALMTMCRLVGKRMKARRSGQIINIVSMSGLIASSKSSVYSATKFAAMGFSNTIRLELAQYGVTVTTVNPGPIATSFFDQADPDGSYQESVKAFLLQPDYVAKKIVAAMGTKKRDINLPWSLAAAHKLYTLFPRVSDYLASTVFNLK, encoded by the coding sequence ATGAGAACCATTTTAATAACTGGGGCATCTGGTGGTCTAGTACAGGAAATGATTCCTTTGCTAAAAGATGATTTCTTGATTTTGTTGGGGCGAGATGTAGAGAAGATAGAGCAACTCTATGCCTCTCATGAAAAAAAGGCAGTTTTTAATGTGGATCTTCGAGACGAAGCCGCGTTAATTGCATTTTTTGAAGGATTAGATAGCCAGTTTGGTCAAATCGATATTTTAGTCAATAATGCAGGCTATGCAATTTATGATGACTTTGAAAATTTTTCAAGTCAGCAGGTTCAAGCTATGTTTGACATCAATACTTTTGCTCTGATGACCATGTGCCGTTTAGTGGGTAAACGGATGAAGGCTAGACGGAGCGGGCAAATCATTAATATTGTTTCGATGTCAGGTCTGATCGCTTCAAGCAAGTCTTCCGTTTATTCTGCAACTAAGTTTGCGGCTATGGGTTTTTCAAATACTATTCGCTTGGAATTGGCCCAGTATGGTGTGACAGTAACAACTGTTAACCCAGGACCTATTGCGACTAGCTTTTTCGACCAAGCAGATCCTGATGGAAGCTATCAAGAAAGTGTCAAAGCCTTTCTCTTGCAGCCTGACTATGTAGCTAAGAAAATTGTGGCTGCCATGGGGACGAAGAAGCGTGATATCAATTTACCGTGGTCACTAGCTGCAGCTCATAAACTCTATACTCTCTTCCCAAGAGTATCAGACTACTTGGCCAGTACAGTATTTAATTTAAAATAG
- the cls gene encoding cardiolipin synthase: MEKIWKIIYSRTFIVLSLIALTIFVILWTVGSAATYFPAFLTVMQLFSLVVAVSIINRPMNASFKLTWIVFVVGIPVFGALFYFILQSNFETRRYRKTFQRQAEILRLYGKTSEKVMRGLAKEDREQLKLAHYMSEYVGYPLHTNTDAVYFPSGEAKFEALLEELKKAEKYIFMEYFIVDFGYMWDSILDILKEKAAQGVEVRFMYDGMNSLSTLPYNYYKSLRQFGIKTKVFSQIIPALSTIQNNRDHRKIAVIDGKVAFTGGVNIADEYINKKERFGYWKDAAIMIRGEAVSNFTLMFLQMWNHDEKKSNDDLKYLKEAHDAETETTDTEGYFLAYGESPFDGDEVAKRVYLDMIQSATDYIYIMTPYLVLDDEMIDNLTYAAKRGVTVRILLPHIYDKQTAYLAARTDFRTYLESGIEIYEFTPGFVHSKVILVDDKKATVGTVNMDFRSFYLNFECGLYVYNHRQVLEDIHKDFMHSFEQSERITFLGFENNYPWYKRLAGALLNILSPLL, encoded by the coding sequence ATGGAAAAGATTTGGAAGATTATTTATAGTCGAACATTTATTGTTCTTAGTTTGATTGCCTTAACAATTTTTGTTATTTTGTGGACAGTTGGTTCAGCGGCAACTTATTTTCCAGCGTTTTTAACGGTTATGCAACTTTTTTCACTAGTTGTAGCAGTTTCGATTATTAATCGGCCGATGAATGCTAGTTTTAAGTTAACCTGGATTGTCTTTGTTGTTGGAATCCCAGTATTTGGAGCACTGTTTTACTTTATTTTACAGTCAAATTTTGAAACCAGACGGTATCGCAAGACTTTTCAGCGTCAAGCTGAAATATTGAGATTGTATGGGAAGACTTCTGAAAAAGTAATGAGAGGTTTGGCTAAGGAAGACCGTGAGCAACTTAAGTTAGCTCATTATATGAGTGAATATGTGGGCTATCCTTTACATACCAACACAGACGCAGTCTATTTTCCATCTGGAGAAGCGAAATTTGAGGCGTTATTAGAAGAATTAAAAAAAGCTGAGAAATATATTTTTATGGAATACTTCATTGTCGATTTTGGCTATATGTGGGATTCTATTTTAGATATCTTAAAAGAAAAAGCTGCTCAAGGTGTAGAGGTTCGGTTTATGTATGATGGAATGAACTCGCTAAGCACTCTACCTTATAATTATTATAAATCCCTACGTCAATTTGGTATCAAGACAAAGGTTTTCTCTCAAATAATTCCTGCTCTGTCAACTATTCAGAATAATCGTGATCACAGAAAGATTGCAGTAATCGATGGAAAAGTTGCTTTTACAGGTGGTGTCAATATTGCTGATGAATACATCAATAAAAAGGAGCGATTTGGCTACTGGAAAGATGCAGCGATTATGATACGAGGTGAGGCCGTCTCAAACTTTACCTTGATGTTTTTGCAAATGTGGAATCATGATGAGAAAAAGTCAAATGATGATTTGAAATACTTGAAGGAAGCGCATGATGCTGAGACAGAGACTACAGATACAGAAGGCTATTTCTTAGCTTACGGTGAAAGTCCATTTGATGGCGATGAGGTTGCGAAACGGGTTTACTTGGATATGATCCAGTCTGCAACTGACTACATCTATATTATGACTCCTTATTTGGTTCTAGATGATGAAATGATTGATAATCTCACCTATGCAGCGAAACGTGGGGTCACTGTTCGTATCCTTCTTCCACATATTTACGATAAGCAGACGGCTTATCTGGCAGCACGAACAGATTTTAGAACCTATTTAGAATCCGGTATTGAAATCTATGAATTTACTCCTGGGTTTGTTCATTCGAAAGTGATTTTAGTTGATGATAAAAAGGCGACAGTTGGCACAGTAAACATGGATTTTCGATCTTTTTATCTCAATTTTGAATGTGGGCTTTATGTATATAACCATCGCCAAGTTTTAGAAGATATTCACAAAGATTTCATGCATTCTTTTGAACAATCTGAACGGATTACTTTCCTTGGTTTTGAAAATAATTACCCGTGGTATAAGCGTTTGGCAGGAGCGCTGTTAAATATCTTGTCACCTTTACTATAA
- the recJ gene encoding single-stranded-DNA-specific exonuclease RecJ, with the protein MIKPNYDWQLLTGFSDEHFIKLAKKEGLDPVAAKLLYERGIHSQEELHSFIQPSLEDLHDPYLLHDMDKAVERIRRAIEDYEQILIYGDYDADGMTSASILKETLEEMGAEVQVYLPNRFTDGYGPNQSVYKYFIEQQGISLIVTVDNGVAGHEAIAYAQEMGVDVVVTDHHSMQEPLPNAYAIVHPEHPEGNYPFKHLAGCGVAFKLACALLETVHADLLDLVAIGTIADMVSLTDENRIMVKYGLSLLKQTERAGLQELMKIAGIDMNSLDEETVGFQLAPRLNALGRLDDPNPAIELLTGFDDEEAHQIALMIDSKNVERKDVVQAIYDEAKTMLRRDRPVQVLAKEGWNPGVLGIVAGRLLEELHQPVIVLSIEDGKAKGSARSVEAVDIFKALKDHQDLFIAFGGHAGAAGMTLEVDKLEELAQTLADYIIENKLDVSSKSSLVLDEELDLEELTLDTLKSFEKLAPYGMDNKKPVFYLKDFQVESARTMGQNNAHLKVRITKGAAGFDVVAFGKGNQALEFSQAKELELAVTLSVNQWNGNTSLQLMLVDARVNGVQLYNIRGKQHPIPAGVPILDINHPVTSESAIVLATLPEDISSLRSYFQEREFEAIYFKNEIAKPYYLDGYGNREQFAKLYKTIYQFDEFDVRYKLKDLAGYLKIKDSLLVKMIQIFQELEFVTITDGVMRVNKEAQKREISESQIYQDLKQTVMQQELMALGTVQEIYEWLCGQN; encoded by the coding sequence GTGATCAAACCAAATTATGACTGGCAATTATTGACCGGTTTTTCTGATGAACACTTTATCAAATTAGCTAAAAAAGAAGGGCTGGATCCAGTAGCGGCCAAATTGTTGTATGAGCGGGGCATTCATTCGCAAGAAGAACTGCATTCCTTTATCCAACCAAGTTTAGAAGATCTCCATGATCCATACCTACTTCACGATATGGACAAGGCGGTAGAGCGGATTCGCCGTGCAATCGAAGATTACGAACAGATTTTGATTTATGGAGATTATGATGCTGATGGCATGACCTCGGCATCGATTTTGAAAGAAACTCTGGAGGAAATGGGGGCAGAAGTTCAAGTTTATCTTCCCAATCGTTTCACAGATGGCTATGGGCCGAATCAGTCAGTTTACAAGTATTTTATCGAGCAGCAGGGGATTTCTCTTATTGTGACGGTGGACAATGGCGTAGCGGGTCATGAAGCGATTGCCTATGCCCAGGAAATGGGGGTCGATGTTGTCGTGACAGACCACCATTCCATGCAGGAACCCCTTCCCAATGCCTATGCGATTGTACATCCAGAGCATCCAGAAGGAAATTATCCCTTCAAACATTTGGCGGGCTGCGGCGTGGCTTTTAAATTGGCCTGTGCTCTTCTTGAAACTGTTCATGCAGACTTGCTGGATTTGGTCGCAATTGGTACCATCGCTGATATGGTTAGCTTGACCGATGAGAATCGTATCATGGTCAAATATGGTCTCTCGCTTCTCAAACAGACCGAACGTGCAGGCCTCCAAGAATTGATGAAAATAGCTGGCATTGATATGAATAGCCTTGATGAAGAAACAGTTGGTTTCCAACTGGCTCCTAGGTTGAATGCCCTTGGTCGACTCGACGATCCTAATCCAGCCATCGAATTACTGACTGGTTTTGATGACGAAGAGGCCCATCAAATTGCTCTCATGATTGACAGTAAAAATGTAGAACGCAAAGACGTTGTCCAAGCAATTTATGATGAAGCAAAAACCATGTTGCGCCGAGATAGACCTGTTCAAGTTCTGGCTAAAGAAGGTTGGAACCCAGGTGTTTTAGGGATTGTAGCAGGACGCCTACTAGAAGAATTACACCAGCCTGTTATTGTCTTGTCGATTGAAGATGGTAAGGCAAAGGGTTCGGCTCGTTCGGTTGAAGCAGTTGACATTTTCAAGGCCCTTAAAGATCATCAGGACCTCTTTATCGCCTTTGGTGGTCATGCTGGTGCAGCAGGTATGACCTTGGAAGTTGACAAACTTGAAGAGCTTGCTCAAACCTTGGCTGACTACATTATCGAAAATAAATTGGATGTATCTAGCAAGTCTTCGCTGGTTTTGGATGAAGAATTGGATTTAGAGGAATTAACCTTAGATACCCTAAAATCCTTTGAAAAACTGGCGCCCTATGGTATGGACAATAAAAAGCCTGTCTTCTATCTCAAGGATTTTCAGGTGGAATCAGCAAGGACCATGGGGCAAAATAATGCTCACCTGAAAGTACGGATTACAAAAGGGGCTGCTGGATTTGATGTGGTTGCGTTTGGTAAAGGCAATCAAGCCTTGGAATTTTCACAGGCTAAGGAATTAGAACTAGCTGTTACCTTGTCTGTCAATCAATGGAATGGCAATACTAGTCTTCAGCTCATGTTGGTTGATGCTCGGGTCAATGGTGTTCAACTTTATAATATTCGTGGTAAGCAACATCCCATTCCTGCAGGAGTCCCAATTTTGGACATTAATCATCCTGTGACTAGTGAATCTGCTATTGTCCTTGCGACTTTGCCAGAAGATATCAGTAGTCTGCGTAGCTATTTTCAGGAAAGAGAATTTGAAGCCATTTATTTTAAAAATGAAATTGCCAAACCATACTATTTAGATGGGTATGGTAACCGAGAACAATTCGCTAAATTGTATAAGACCATTTACCAATTTGATGAGTTTGATGTTCGCTACAAACTGAAAGATTTGGCTGGTTACTTAAAAATTAAGGACAGTCTCTTGGTCAAAATGATTCAGATTTTCCAAGAATTAGAATTTGTTACCATTACGGATGGGGTCATGCGGGTCAACAAAGAGGCACAGAAACGGGAAATTTCAGAAAGTCAGATTTATCAAGACTTAAAACAAACCGTGATGCAGCAAGAGTTGATGGCGCTTGGTACTGTTCAGGAAATCTATGAGTGGCTATGTGGACAGAATTAA